In Capsicum annuum cultivar UCD-10X-F1 chromosome 11, UCD10Xv1.1, whole genome shotgun sequence, one genomic interval encodes:
- the LOC107856581 gene encoding universal stress protein A-like protein isoform X4: MEGGGRNIGEEKKKKVMVAIDENECSFYALKWALENLYESLQNSEVVLFTAQPISDYGYIYASSFGVASPQLMASVQQNQKKVANALLKKAKDFCTEHEIVAETMTQMGDPKDTICEVAEKLHADLLVLGSNNKGALHRS, from the exons atggaagGAGGAGGTAGaaatattggagaagaaaagaaaaagaaagtgatGGTGGCTATTGATGAAAATGAATGTAGTTTTTATGCATTAAAATGGGCATTAGAAAATCTTTATGAATCTTTACAGAATTCTGAAGTTGTGTTATTCACAGCACAGCCAATTTCTGATTATGGATATATCTATGCTTCTTCTTTTGGTGTTGCAT CTCCACAACTAATGGCAAGTGTACAACAAAACCAAAAGAAAGTAGCCAATGCTCTCCTCAAGAAAGCTAAGGATTTCTGCACTGAACATGAG ATAGTTGCTGAGACTATGACACAAATGGGAGATCCCAAGGATACTATATGTGAAGTAGCTGAGAAGCTTCATGCTGATTTGCTTGTGCTTGGTAGTAATAACAAGGGTGCTCTACATAG ATCCTAG
- the LOC107856581 gene encoding universal stress protein A-like protein isoform X3 codes for MEGGGRNIGEEKKKKVMVAIDENECSFYALKWALENLYESLQNSEVVLFTAQPISDYGYIYASSFGVASPQLMASVQQNQKKVANALLKKAKDFCTEHEIVAETMTQMGDPKDTICEVAEKLHADLLVLGSNNKGALHRAFLGSVSNYCVHNAKCPVLVVRKMP; via the exons atggaagGAGGAGGTAGaaatattggagaagaaaagaaaaagaaagtgatGGTGGCTATTGATGAAAATGAATGTAGTTTTTATGCATTAAAATGGGCATTAGAAAATCTTTATGAATCTTTACAGAATTCTGAAGTTGTGTTATTCACAGCACAGCCAATTTCTGATTATGGATATATCTATGCTTCTTCTTTTGGTGTTGCAT CTCCACAACTAATGGCAAGTGTACAACAAAACCAAAAGAAAGTAGCCAATGCTCTCCTCAAGAAAGCTAAGGATTTCTGCACTGAACATGAG ATAGTTGCTGAGACTATGACACAAATGGGAGATCCCAAGGATACTATATGTGAAGTAGCTGAGAAGCTTCATGCTGATTTGCTTGTGCTTGGTAGTAATAACAAGGGTGCTCTACATAG GGCATTTCTGGGAAGTGTTAGCAACTATTGTGTTCACAATGCCAAGTGCCCTGTTCTTGTTGTGAGGAAAATGCCATGA
- the LOC107856581 gene encoding universal stress protein A-like protein isoform X1, giving the protein MEGGGRNIGEEKKKKVMVAIDENECSFYALKWALENLYESLQNSEVVLFTAQPISDYGYIYASSFGVASPQLMASVQQNQKKVANALLKKAKDFCTEHEIVAETMTQMGDPKDTICEVAEKLHADLLVLGSNNKGALHRGSPVDFGAGLRTHPPNRGLTLTEKARSSFHRIDHSNGPGGSTESLISTPQLLGCRLSIAYICRRPQVHPPNSGLTLTKSTAYRFVPTYVAGPRSTNRTVG; this is encoded by the exons atggaagGAGGAGGTAGaaatattggagaagaaaagaaaaagaaagtgatGGTGGCTATTGATGAAAATGAATGTAGTTTTTATGCATTAAAATGGGCATTAGAAAATCTTTATGAATCTTTACAGAATTCTGAAGTTGTGTTATTCACAGCACAGCCAATTTCTGATTATGGATATATCTATGCTTCTTCTTTTGGTGTTGCAT CTCCACAACTAATGGCAAGTGTACAACAAAACCAAAAGAAAGTAGCCAATGCTCTCCTCAAGAAAGCTAAGGATTTCTGCACTGAACATGAG ATAGTTGCTGAGACTATGACACAAATGGGAGATCCCAAGGATACTATATGTGAAGTAGCTGAGAAGCTTCATGCTGATTTGCTTGTGCTTGGTAGTAATAACAAGGGTGCTCTACATAG GGGATCGCCTGTCGATTTTGGAGCTGGGCTCCGGACCCATCCACCGAACCGTGGGCTAACACTCACTGAAAAGGCTCGTTCATCGTTTCATCGgattgaccactcaaatggcccaGGCGGCTCCACCGAATCACTCATTTCCACTCCACAGCTCCTGGGGTGCCGCCTATCGATTGCCTACATATGCCGCCGGCCCCAGGTCCACCCACCGAACAGTGGGCTAACACTCACCAAAAGCACCGCCTATCGATTTGTGCCCACATATGTCGCCGGCCCCAGGTCCACCAACCGAACAGTGGGCTAA
- the LOC107856581 gene encoding universal stress protein A-like protein isoform X2, with the protein MEGGGRNIGEEKKKKVMVAIDENECSFYALKWALENLYESLQNSEVVLFTAQPISDYGYIYASSFGVASPQLMASVQQNQKKVANALLKKAKDFCTEHEIVAETMTQMGDPKDTICEVAEKLHADLLVLGSNNKGALHSPPDHPHPLQCLPGDRLSILELGSGPIHRTVG; encoded by the exons atggaagGAGGAGGTAGaaatattggagaagaaaagaaaaagaaagtgatGGTGGCTATTGATGAAAATGAATGTAGTTTTTATGCATTAAAATGGGCATTAGAAAATCTTTATGAATCTTTACAGAATTCTGAAGTTGTGTTATTCACAGCACAGCCAATTTCTGATTATGGATATATCTATGCTTCTTCTTTTGGTGTTGCAT CTCCACAACTAATGGCAAGTGTACAACAAAACCAAAAGAAAGTAGCCAATGCTCTCCTCAAGAAAGCTAAGGATTTCTGCACTGAACATGAG ATAGTTGCTGAGACTATGACACAAATGGGAGATCCCAAGGATACTATATGTGAAGTAGCTGAGAAGCTTCATGCTGATTTGCTTGTGCTTGGTAGTAATAACAAGGGTGCTCTACATAG CCCGCCGGATCACCCACATCCTCTCCAGTGTCTCCCAGGGGATCGCCTGTCGATTTTGGAGCTGGGCTCCGGACCCATCCACCGAACCGTGGGCTAA
- the LOC107848465 gene encoding aquaporin TIP4-1: MAKIAVGSSREAIQPDCIQALIVEFICTFLFVFAGVGSAMAANKLNGDPLVSLFFVAMAHALVVAVTISAGFRISGGHLNPAVTLGLCLGGHITVFRSILYWIDQLLASVAACALLNYITGGLITPVHTLANGVSYGQGLIMEMILTFSLLFTVYTTLVDPKKGIVEGMGPLITGLVVGANIMAGGPFSGASMNPARSFGPAFVSGIWTDHWVYWIGPLIGGGFAGFICETFFIVGSHVPLSTQEAF, translated from the exons ATGGCGAAGATTGCTGTTGGAAGTAGCCGTGAGGCTATTCAACCCGATTGCATCCAAGCCCTCATTGTTGAGTTCATTTGTACTTTTCTCTTCGTTTTTGCTGGTGTTGGATCTGCCATGGCTGCCA ATAAGCTAAATGGAGATCCACTGGTGAGCTTATTTTTTGTGGCGATGGCTCATGCACTGGTGGTGGCTGTTACAATATCTGCTGGTTTCAGAATTTCTGGTGGGCACCTCAACCCTGCTGTTACACTTGGCCTTTGTTTGGGTGGTCATATCACTGTCTTTAGGTCAATCCTCTACTGGATTGACCAGTTATTGGCTTCTGTTGCTGCTTGTGCTTTGCTCAACTACATAACTGGTGGACTG ATTACACCTGTTCACACACTAGCAAATGGAGTGAGCTATGGACAAGGGTTAATTATGGAGATGATTTTAACCTTTTCTTTGTTGTTCACTGTCTATACTACCCTTGTGGACCCCAAAAAGGGTATTGTTGAAGGGATGGGCCCACTTATTACTGGGCTTGTTGTTGGGGCCAACATCATGGCTGGAGGGCCCTTTTCAGGAGCTTCAATGAACCCTGCAAGGTCATTTGGGCCAGCTTTTGTTAGTGGAATTTGGACTGACCACTGGGTTTACTGGATTGGGCCCTTGATTGGTGGTGGGTTTGCTGGCTTTATCTGTGAAACCTTTTTCATTGTTGGGTCTCATGTTCCACTTTCAACTCAAGAGGCTTTCTAG